ATCAAAACATACAAATCATCCTTTTGCATTATACGCCACCGGAAATAGCCACGCAGACTGGACACAACGAGGCTAAAGCTTACCGGTGTTCTATAGACATTAGCCTGTGAGGCAAGAAAATCACGAACATGTGCGGGGGTGAGCGTGGATAAATTGATGGCACCATCGTTGAATTTATCGCGAAGAAATCTGCCAACAATTCGTATGGAAGTCTCCCGAGTACTTCGCGCGAATCCACGGGCTTGTAGTAAATAGTCGTCAAAACGGCGTAACTCTACAGCCACTGGGAGCATATCAATAGGTTTAGGTGGGATTAACTCTATGGCCCGCAACATGTTTAACAAGTGCCCTAGGGGCGAGCGACTATGGTTGCGCCGATATCCCGAAACAGGCTCAATATAATCGGGAACGCGCTGGTGCAAAAATTCTTCAACCAGAGTCTCATTTACATCACACAAGGACAGGCGCATTTCCGACATCCAACGTGAAAACTGTGCCATGATCTCCCCGCAACGCTGAATATAACTGTTCGAATATCCACGACATGCTAAGTACTCTCGAAATGTCTTTCTGTATTCAATCAATAATGGAACATAACCGGTAGGGTCACCGTGATTGCATAAAGTAGGTTGATCGGTATTCATGATTATCTCCTTGAAATGGGAGACAACAGGTTGGTTCGAAAATGAAAACTATGTATAGGAGAAATTTTAAGCCAGCTACCTATAACAGGTTAAATGGAGACGGATTAACAACAAACTACACATAGTTAAGAGATCAACATAGGTGCGGCTATGAATAGATGCTCATAGCCTCATAAAGGTAATGTCGTCGATAAAGTGATTGAAGGGGCTTACGAAGTGTTAGGTACGTTTGATGCTATCGCTGAAAAACGCGAACAAATGCAATCACTATTGTTACCTCCACCAGCACAACAAGTTTTAGCACAAGCGGCCTTGACGTATCGCTTTGGTGAGGAACATCAGCCTGTTACAGAGGCGCAAGTTTTACAGCCTCGTCGCTGGGAAGATAAGAAAGATGATCTTTGGACGGTATATCAACGTTT
The window above is part of the Providencia sp. R33 genome. Proteins encoded here:
- a CDS encoding site-specific integrase, whose protein sequence is MNTDQPTLCNHGDPTGYVPLLIEYRKTFREYLACRGYSNSYIQRCGEIMAQFSRWMSEMRLSLCDVNETLVEEFLHQRVPDYIEPVSGYRRNHSRSPLGHLLNMLRAIELIPPKPIDMLPVAVELRRFDDYLLQARGFARSTRETSIRIVGRFLRDKFNDGAINLSTLTPAHVRDFLASQANVYRTPVSFSLVVSSLRGYFRWRIMQKDDLYVLIGALANPANWQQASLPKSLSTDEIEQLLNSLGQTDPIGLRADAMVRCALDLGLRIGEIARLSLDDIDWVSGTITLRRTKGRRDDVMPLPVTTGNAIAAYLQNGRPKTLHREVFASHKTPRERPISRSVVSIAIRQVYTRAGLQYTSAHLLRHTMANRLLATGASIKDIADILRHRSLNATRIYAKLDSRNLAHVALPWPGFFDMDTAGGQI